The Streptomyces sp. HUAS CB01 genome has a segment encoding these proteins:
- the hutU gene encoding urocanate hydratase — MSGPRPVRAPRGTELSALGWQQEAALRMLQNNLDPEVAEHPDKLVVYGGTGKAARDWRSFDAMVRTLRTLKQDETMLVQSGRPVGVMQTHEWAPRVLIANSNLVGDWANWEEFRRLEALGLTMYGQMTAGSWIYIGTQGILQGTYETFAAVAAKKFGGTLAGTITLTAGLGGMGGAQPLAVTMNDGVAICIDVDPRAIERRIEHRYLDVKADDLAHALRLATEARDARRPLSIGLLGNAAELLPQMLAEGAPIDIVTDQTSAHDPLSYLPVGVDLDDMASYAAKDPAGFTTRARESMARHVEAMVGFMDAGAEVFDYGNSIRGEAQLAGYDRAFAFPGFVPAYIRPLFCEGKGPFRWAALSGDPADIARTDKAILDLFPENESLARWIRMAGERVHFQGLPARICWLGYGERDRAGERFNDMVASGELQAPLAIGRDHLDCGSVASPYRETEAMLDGSDAIADWPLLNAMVNVASGASWVSIHHGGGVGMGRSIHAGQVTVADGTRLGGEKIRRVLTNDPGMGVIRHVDAGYDLAESVSEAKGVRVPMREGDSR; from the coding sequence ATGTCTGGACCCCGCCCCGTACGGGCACCGCGTGGTACGGAACTGAGCGCCCTTGGGTGGCAGCAGGAAGCCGCACTGCGCATGCTCCAGAACAACCTCGACCCGGAGGTCGCCGAGCACCCCGACAAGCTCGTCGTCTACGGCGGCACCGGCAAGGCCGCCCGCGACTGGCGCTCCTTCGACGCCATGGTCCGCACGCTCAGGACGCTGAAGCAGGACGAGACGATGCTCGTCCAGTCCGGCCGCCCGGTCGGCGTGATGCAGACCCACGAGTGGGCGCCCCGTGTGCTGATCGCCAACTCCAACCTCGTCGGCGACTGGGCGAACTGGGAGGAGTTCCGGCGCCTGGAGGCCCTCGGCCTCACCATGTACGGCCAGATGACCGCCGGCTCCTGGATCTACATCGGCACCCAGGGCATCCTCCAGGGCACGTACGAGACCTTCGCGGCCGTGGCGGCCAAGAAGTTCGGCGGCACGCTCGCCGGGACGATCACGCTGACCGCCGGACTCGGCGGCATGGGCGGCGCCCAGCCGCTCGCCGTCACCATGAACGACGGCGTCGCCATCTGCATCGACGTCGACCCCCGTGCCATCGAGCGCCGTATCGAGCACCGCTACCTCGACGTGAAGGCCGACGACCTGGCCCACGCCCTCCGGCTGGCCACCGAGGCCCGGGACGCGCGCCGCCCGCTCTCCATCGGTCTTCTCGGCAACGCGGCGGAGCTGCTGCCGCAGATGCTCGCCGAGGGCGCCCCGATCGACATCGTGACCGACCAGACGTCGGCCCACGACCCGCTGTCGTACCTCCCCGTCGGCGTCGACCTCGACGACATGGCCTCGTACGCGGCGAAGGACCCGGCCGGGTTCACCACCCGTGCCCGCGAGTCCATGGCCCGGCACGTCGAGGCCATGGTGGGCTTCATGGACGCGGGCGCCGAGGTCTTCGACTACGGCAACTCGATCCGCGGCGAGGCTCAGCTGGCCGGTTACGACCGGGCGTTCGCGTTCCCCGGCTTCGTCCCCGCCTACATCCGGCCCCTCTTCTGCGAGGGCAAGGGCCCGTTCCGCTGGGCCGCGCTGTCCGGCGACCCCGCCGACATCGCCAGGACCGACAAGGCGATCCTCGACCTCTTCCCGGAGAACGAGTCGCTGGCCCGCTGGATCAGGATGGCCGGGGAGCGCGTCCACTTCCAGGGGCTCCCGGCCCGTATCTGCTGGCTCGGCTACGGCGAGCGGGACCGCGCGGGCGAGCGCTTCAACGACATGGTCGCGAGCGGCGAGCTCCAGGCCCCGCTGGCCATCGGCCGCGACCACCTCGACTGCGGCTCCGTGGCCTCCCCGTACCGCGAGACCGAGGCGATGCTCGACGGCTCGGACGCCATCGCGGACTGGCCGCTGCTGAACGCCATGGTCAACGTGGCCTCCGGCGCCTCCTGGGTGTCCATCCACCACGGCGGCGGCGTCGGCATGGGCCGCTCCATCCACGCCGGCCAGGTCACGGTCGCGGACGGCACCAGGCTCGGCGGCGAGAAGATCCGCCGGGTGCTGACGAACGACCCCGGGATGGGCGTCATCCGGCACGTCGACGCCGGTTACGACCTCGCCGAGTCCGTCTCCGAGGCGAAGGGCGTCCGCGTCCCGATGCGGGAGGGTGACTCCCGGTGA
- a CDS encoding diaminopimelate decarboxylase translates to MAYLASDRRDQAVRAAVEQGLLTETDPVVGLLDIAGVRASAAALRTAFEEVTDAPVLHAFAVKAAPLVPVLRLLDSEGIGAEVASPGELALALAAGVRPERIVLDSPAKTRAELTEALGLGIAVNADNLQELDRIDGLVGSGAGLGSGGSQLGLRVNAQIGAGAIGALSTATATSKFGVALRDEGARERVVRAYLDRPWLTRLHTHSGSQGLGLELMTQGVRAVYELAEEINAAAGRQQIDTVDIGGGLPVNFTSDEESPTFAEYARALRDAVPGLFDGRYGLVTEFGRSLLAKHGTVLTRVEYTKTTGARPIAVTHAGVQVATRTVYDPASWPLRIAAYDAKGAPKPGDAVVQDVAGPACFAGDLLAEARELPLLEPGDVVAALDTGAYYFSSHYAYNSLARPGVHGFHADAGGVRFATVRAPQRIEEIVAESGGDRPDALL, encoded by the coding sequence ATGGCTTATCTGGCTTCAGACCGTCGTGACCAGGCCGTACGAGCAGCCGTGGAGCAGGGCCTGCTCACGGAGACCGATCCCGTCGTGGGGCTTCTCGACATCGCCGGGGTCCGGGCCTCCGCCGCCGCGCTGCGGACCGCCTTCGAGGAGGTCACCGACGCCCCCGTCCTGCACGCGTTCGCCGTGAAGGCCGCCCCGCTCGTGCCGGTGCTGCGTCTGCTGGACTCCGAGGGCATCGGCGCGGAGGTCGCGAGCCCGGGCGAGCTGGCGCTGGCGCTCGCCGCCGGTGTGCGGCCGGAGCGCATCGTGCTGGACTCGCCCGCGAAGACCCGCGCCGAGCTGACCGAGGCGCTCGGCCTCGGGATCGCCGTCAACGCCGACAACCTCCAGGAGCTCGACCGCATCGACGGCCTGGTCGGCTCCGGGGCCGGGCTCGGGTCCGGTGGCTCACAGCTCGGGCTGCGCGTCAACGCCCAGATCGGCGCCGGGGCGATCGGCGCGCTGTCCACGGCCACCGCGACGTCGAAGTTCGGCGTCGCCCTGCGCGACGAGGGCGCCCGCGAGCGCGTCGTGCGCGCGTACCTCGACCGCCCGTGGCTGACGCGCCTGCACACCCACTCCGGCTCGCAGGGACTGGGGCTGGAGCTCATGACCCAGGGCGTCCGGGCCGTGTACGAGCTGGCCGAGGAGATCAACGCGGCCGCCGGCCGGCAGCAGATCGACACCGTCGACATCGGCGGGGGCCTGCCGGTCAACTTCACCTCCGACGAGGAGAGCCCGACCTTCGCCGAGTACGCCCGGGCGCTGCGGGACGCGGTCCCCGGACTGTTCGACGGCCGCTACGGGCTGGTCACCGAGTTCGGCCGGTCGCTGCTCGCCAAGCACGGCACGGTCCTCACCCGCGTCGAGTACACGAAGACGACCGGCGCACGACCCATCGCCGTCACCCATGCGGGGGTCCAGGTGGCCACCCGCACCGTCTACGACCCGGCCTCCTGGCCGCTGCGGATCGCCGCGTACGACGCGAAGGGCGCGCCGAAGCCGGGGGACGCCGTGGTCCAGGACGTCGCGGGACCGGCCTGCTTCGCCGGCGACCTGCTGGCGGAGGCGCGGGAGCTGCCCCTGCTGGAGCCGGGCGACGTGGTGGCCGCGCTGGACACCGGGGCGTACTACTTCAGCAGCCACTACGCCTACAACAGCCTTGCCCGGCCGGGCGTCCACGGCTTCCACGCGGACGCCGGAGGGGTCCGGTTCGCGACCGTGCGGGCGCCGCAGAGGATCGAGGAGATCGTGGCCGAGTCGGGCGGGGACCGGCCGGACGCGCTGCTGTAG
- a CDS encoding SRPBCC family protein, whose translation MTSRSVVVERRIAAPVGRVWDALTDVEGSQHVLSGVERVEKLTEGAFGVGTRWRETRRMFGKEATEEMRVTASEPTERFVVEADSHGTHYVSEFALRADGPETTTVRMTFSGTTPGGVTGLLAKVLGPLGQRAVAKAVAKDLADVAAAVEARGA comes from the coding sequence ATGACCAGCAGAAGTGTCGTCGTCGAGCGGCGGATCGCCGCGCCCGTGGGCCGCGTCTGGGACGCGCTGACCGATGTCGAGGGCTCCCAGCACGTGCTGAGCGGTGTGGAGCGCGTCGAGAAGCTCACCGAGGGCGCCTTCGGTGTCGGCACCCGCTGGCGCGAGACGCGGCGGATGTTCGGCAAGGAGGCCACCGAGGAGATGCGGGTGACCGCCAGCGAGCCGACCGAGCGCTTCGTCGTGGAGGCCGACAGTCACGGCACGCACTACGTGTCGGAGTTCGCGCTCCGCGCCGACGGCCCGGAGACGACGACGGTCCGGATGACCTTCTCCGGCACCACGCCCGGAGGCGTCACCGGACTGCTCGCCAAGGTGCTCGGCCCGCTGGGGCAGCGGGCCGTGGCCAAGGCCGTGGCGAAGGACCTCGCCGACGTGGCGGCCGCGGTGGAGGCGCGCGGCGCCTGA
- a CDS encoding APC family permease yields MATSTSTGPQEHEGALKRAIGPKLMILFVIGDILGTGIYATTGKVAGKVGGALWLPFLIGFVVALLTAASYVELVGKYPKAAGAALYTQKAFRLPFLTFIVAFMVMCSGLSSASAAARAFSGDYFQEFTDAIPPTVIAIAFILGLAAIALRGVAESVKTNMVLTLVELSGLAVVLGIGAWAVMTGGGEPSRLGEFQSSGTGYALLTSVLGATALGFFAFVGFEDSVNMAEETKDPVRTFPRAIFIGVGVTGTIYVLVALVSSLLVDYRVLAESDGPLLEVVKAGGVDFPPKLFAAIALFAVTNSALINIMMASRLCYGLANEKVLPRGMARVLPRRRTPITGIVFVTVIAIGLVTTGEIEGLGDTTAFLLLCVFTVVNVAVLVLRKDRVEHAHFRTPTVLPVLGAITSVILASPLSERGSDVYIRAGVLVAIGIVLWGVNKLWMRFRHEESATWGSAG; encoded by the coding sequence ATGGCCACATCCACGTCCACGGGACCGCAGGAGCACGAGGGGGCGCTGAAACGCGCCATCGGCCCGAAACTGATGATCCTCTTCGTCATCGGCGACATCCTCGGCACCGGCATCTACGCCACGACCGGGAAGGTCGCGGGAAAGGTCGGCGGGGCGCTGTGGCTGCCGTTCCTGATCGGCTTCGTCGTGGCCCTGCTGACGGCGGCCTCGTACGTCGAACTCGTCGGCAAGTACCCGAAGGCGGCCGGGGCCGCGCTCTACACCCAGAAGGCGTTCCGGCTCCCCTTCCTGACCTTCATCGTCGCCTTCATGGTCATGTGCTCGGGACTGTCGTCGGCGAGCGCGGCGGCCCGCGCGTTCAGCGGTGACTACTTCCAGGAGTTCACCGACGCGATCCCGCCGACCGTGATCGCGATCGCCTTCATCCTCGGCCTCGCCGCCATCGCGCTGCGCGGTGTCGCGGAGTCGGTGAAGACGAACATGGTGCTGACGCTGGTCGAACTGTCGGGGCTCGCGGTGGTCCTCGGCATCGGGGCGTGGGCGGTGATGACCGGCGGCGGGGAGCCGTCCCGGCTGGGCGAGTTCCAGTCGAGCGGCACCGGCTACGCCCTGCTGACGAGCGTGCTCGGCGCCACCGCGCTCGGCTTCTTCGCCTTCGTCGGCTTCGAGGACTCCGTCAACATGGCCGAGGAGACGAAGGATCCGGTCCGGACGTTCCCCCGCGCCATCTTCATCGGTGTCGGGGTGACGGGCACGATCTACGTCCTCGTGGCACTGGTGTCGTCGCTGCTCGTCGACTACCGGGTGCTGGCGGAGTCCGACGGCCCGCTGCTGGAGGTCGTGAAGGCCGGCGGGGTCGACTTCCCGCCGAAGCTGTTCGCGGCCATCGCGCTCTTCGCGGTCACCAACTCGGCCCTGATCAACATCATGATGGCCTCGCGCCTCTGCTACGGCCTGGCCAACGAGAAGGTGCTGCCGCGCGGCATGGCCCGGGTGCTCCCCCGCCGCCGCACCCCCATCACCGGAATCGTCTTCGTCACCGTCATCGCCATCGGCCTCGTCACGACCGGCGAGATCGAAGGGCTCGGCGACACCACCGCGTTCCTGCTGCTGTGCGTCTTCACGGTGGTCAACGTGGCGGTGCTGGTGCTGCGCAAGGACCGTGTCGAGCACGCCCACTTCCGCACCCCGACGGTCCTTCCGGTGCTGGGTGCGATCACCTCGGTCATCCTGGCCAGCCCGCTCTCCGAGCGCGGCTCGGACGTGTACATCCGGGCCGGCGTCCTGGTCGCCATCGGCATCGTGCTCTGGGGCGTCAACAAGCTGTGGATGAGGTTCCGGCACGAGGAGTCGGCCACCTGGGGCTCCGCGGGCTGA